Proteins from a genomic interval of Oncorhynchus clarkii lewisi isolate Uvic-CL-2024 chromosome 13, UVic_Ocla_1.0, whole genome shotgun sequence:
- the LOC139424504 gene encoding nuclear distribution protein nudE homolog 1-like isoform X2, with the protein MGEPKTPKFGSIEEELSFWKEQSDKHQQRAEEAQEELQEFQQMSRDYEAELETELKQCEARNRELLSSNNRLRMELENIQEKYEAQHSEAFRQISLLEGDLEETTAVKDQLQKYIRELEQSNDDLERAKRATIMSLEDFEQRMNHVIERNAFLESELDEKENLLESVQRLKDEARDLRQELAVQQVQERRPPSSLSKEKDRTESSSRSTIPTTPSKPLGTFPATPASSIRRGDNLTGTPLTTSARISALNIVGELLRKVGNLESKLASCRDFVYDTSPKRSALPSCPGTPSAIEGGTEIQACSMSPPHYDSLVKRLEFGPAPPRGVCSQSPSGGVKILL; encoded by the exons ATGGGGGAGCCCAAGACGCCCAAATTTGGGTCCATAGAAGAAGAGCTGAGTTTCTGGAAGGAGCAGTCAGACAAACACCAGCAAAG GGCTGAGGAGGCACAGGAGGAGTTGCAGGAGTTCCAGCAAATGAGTAGGGACTATGAGGCTGAGCTGGAGACTGAGCTGAAGCAGTGTGAAGCACGGAACAGAGAACTACTGTCCTCCAACAACCGGCTACGCATGGAACTGGAGAACATCCAG GAGAAGTACGAGGCACAGCACTCTGAAGCGTTTAGGCAGATCTCATTGCTGGAGGGAGACCTGGAAGAGACCACAGCGGTCAAGGACCAACTCCAGAAGTACATCAGAGAGCTGGAGCAGTCCAATGATGACCTGGAGAGGGCCAAGAG GGCGACCATCATGTCCCTGGAGGACTTTGAGCAGAGGATGAACCACGTAATCGAAAGGAACGCCTTCCTGGAGAGTGAGCTGGACGAAAAGGAAAACCTTCTGGAGTCTGTCCAGAGACTAAAGGATGAGGCCagag ATTTACGACAGGAGCTAGCTGTACAGCAGGTCCAGGAGCGACGCCCCCCCAGTAGCCTCTCTAAAGAGAAAGACAGGACCGAATCATCGTCACGCTCCACCATACCGACCACCCCCTCCAAACCACTTGGTACATTCCCAGCAACCCCAGCCTCAAGCATTCGTCGAG GGGATAACCTAACAGGAACTCCATTGACTACGTCGGCTCGCATATCTGCACTCAACATCGTCGGCGAGCTCCTAAGAAAAGTCGGG AACCTGGAGTCCAAGTTGGCGTCTTGTCGAGACTTCGTATACGACACTTCGCCGAAAAGATCGGCTCTTCCGTCGTGTCCCGGTACCCCCTCTGCTATAGAAGGAGGCACAGAGATCCAGGCCTGCAGCATGAGTCCTCCACACTACGACAG TTTGGTGAAGCGGTTAGAGTTTGGACCTGCGCCTCCTCGGGGGGTCTGCTCCCAGTCACCATCGGGGGGAGTCAAGATCCTGCTATGA
- the LOC139424504 gene encoding nuclear distribution protein nudE homolog 1-like isoform X1 yields the protein MTSAMFLLYFICFTRFCETIESAVALDMGEPKTPKFGSIEEELSFWKEQSDKHQQRAEEAQEELQEFQQMSRDYEAELETELKQCEARNRELLSSNNRLRMELENIQEKYEAQHSEAFRQISLLEGDLEETTAVKDQLQKYIRELEQSNDDLERAKRATIMSLEDFEQRMNHVIERNAFLESELDEKENLLESVQRLKDEARDLRQELAVQQVQERRPPSSLSKEKDRTESSSRSTIPTTPSKPLGTFPATPASSIRRGDNLTGTPLTTSARISALNIVGELLRKVGNLESKLASCRDFVYDTSPKRSALPSCPGTPSAIEGGTEIQACSMSPPHYDSLVKRLEFGPAPPRGVCSQSPSGGVKILL from the exons ATGACCAGTGCCATGTTTCTTCTTTACTTTATATGTTTTACTAGGTTTTGTGAAACCATAGAGTCAGCTGTAGCGTTAGACATGGGGGAGCCCAAGACGCCCAAATTTGGGTCCATAGAAGAAGAGCTGAGTTTCTGGAAGGAGCAGTCAGACAAACACCAGCAAAG GGCTGAGGAGGCACAGGAGGAGTTGCAGGAGTTCCAGCAAATGAGTAGGGACTATGAGGCTGAGCTGGAGACTGAGCTGAAGCAGTGTGAAGCACGGAACAGAGAACTACTGTCCTCCAACAACCGGCTACGCATGGAACTGGAGAACATCCAG GAGAAGTACGAGGCACAGCACTCTGAAGCGTTTAGGCAGATCTCATTGCTGGAGGGAGACCTGGAAGAGACCACAGCGGTCAAGGACCAACTCCAGAAGTACATCAGAGAGCTGGAGCAGTCCAATGATGACCTGGAGAGGGCCAAGAG GGCGACCATCATGTCCCTGGAGGACTTTGAGCAGAGGATGAACCACGTAATCGAAAGGAACGCCTTCCTGGAGAGTGAGCTGGACGAAAAGGAAAACCTTCTGGAGTCTGTCCAGAGACTAAAGGATGAGGCCagag ATTTACGACAGGAGCTAGCTGTACAGCAGGTCCAGGAGCGACGCCCCCCCAGTAGCCTCTCTAAAGAGAAAGACAGGACCGAATCATCGTCACGCTCCACCATACCGACCACCCCCTCCAAACCACTTGGTACATTCCCAGCAACCCCAGCCTCAAGCATTCGTCGAG GGGATAACCTAACAGGAACTCCATTGACTACGTCGGCTCGCATATCTGCACTCAACATCGTCGGCGAGCTCCTAAGAAAAGTCGGG AACCTGGAGTCCAAGTTGGCGTCTTGTCGAGACTTCGTATACGACACTTCGCCGAAAAGATCGGCTCTTCCGTCGTGTCCCGGTACCCCCTCTGCTATAGAAGGAGGCACAGAGATCCAGGCCTGCAGCATGAGTCCTCCACACTACGACAG TTTGGTGAAGCGGTTAGAGTTTGGACCTGCGCCTCCTCGGGGGGTCTGCTCCCAGTCACCATCGGGGGGAGTCAAGATCCTGCTATGA
- the LOC139424496 gene encoding meiosis regulator and mRNA stability factor 1-like, translating to MMEGLGKERSICSSRPFPWLSRPKKEASSRLWKLTECFSTPEQQNTPSYNTDKQNDYMDKRKPVLELKDLPPPPHHTAASQPFPLTPLPLPPPCLPPLPQDSLQQLPLQGGSPKVSVCTHCEHCSTDPLGRGGYGVVSGGGSASISSGVGVSSGVPLYLPPCSQEASFSRLGASQTTPTTLNSHPHFPSLGGGGGDARATLLPSGSYKLHIPSVDTTSQPLSFQSHSHLPCSCCTGGLLRPLHSYPSIPLPYNESKFITTATPHHRAAGYYPCGGDYNPATLGVQRSLAAHSDPHIPTSGHICSSNAMHFNLERTVCRTGAHYCRDCLTKPADKLWPNIPLPLAQSVSVPIPVCNGCLTSSDGLLLLGSTLGKSATKYGSPEGPENIPPVGVFWDIENCCVPSGRSAAAVVQRLRSHFFQGHREAEFICVCDISKENKAVIQELNNCQVTVAHINATAKNAADDKLRQSLRRFAETHTAPATVVLVSSDVNFASELSDLRHRHGFQVILVHKSGQTSDALLQHAHRHVAFEEMVADLPPRQAVKSQLGFNLLYVYNLPPGCDGKSVGNRLRRLSDNCGGKVLGVSMATGTAVLRFGSQEAAERALKRMENEDVFGRRITLSFSAPSTEEGNDPTPPPSSSETPPLLPVQPLPSSSFSFLPLEKLRSPRRKRRARRECQRERESSLPLSVPVPERPYSPRRGSGGTPYPVPPQTRKLPQELGGLETKPKIGGFPLEKGQRNSSPHSNGEGPSQQHPIKAGLIGESMFSCRRRDLSSPRSASDSERHVDRSSGEFQISTPSAFSKLTLHKTFSASVLPQPQGLSQGSWSSRSGSPCMSSRSSPLIGPPPRGSSSPCLPVGPQASEPFSDGADLQVANLDYRMSRKELQQSLHDAFSRHGRVKGVELSPHTDYQLKATVQFVSLQQAISAVSSLHRYKIGSKRIHVSLITGAGNKSLAMLRSEIFQILQDAPASCLPLFKFTEIYEKKFGRKLVVSDLYRLQEVVAVREQGGGRLVCLLPSSQARQSPLGSSQSQEGSSANGSPVVFEQLEYHEPVCSYHYTQQNFSEADFDPDSYKIPFVVVSLKTLASQVHCLLQSHEGTLPLLSFSECYASELGPLAVSEEGEEEGSVPLEHLITCIPGINIVTAQNGFKVIKWIHNKPPASNTDQWTQRCKSPVGNPQLIQFSRELIDLMKGQPCNLMPISKFIPAYHHHYAKQCRVSDYGYSKLLELLEAVPHVLQILGMGTKRLLTLTHRAQVKRFTQDLLKLLKFQASKQVAITDFMQAYHWCFSRDWRVLDYGMCDLMDLLAEIPDTTITITHQDLDTVISVPKRDRTSDEMERTKQFGKEVVDLLRHQPHCRMAFSKFIPTYHHHFGRQCKLAYYGFTKLMELFEAIPDVLVVLECGEEKVLTLTEVERVKALAAQLVKMLRSQRDSSLPAAQLLSEYSKTFGYGLRLQDYDVSSLPALLVNLCHVVKVVDGTNGREVQLINRKSLRSLTCQLLSLLMGLGQHEGDGSVSVEGLSLLYHSVHGLQLNPCEYGFLSLSELLKSLPYLVELFYGEGEEEGERGEERVRLTRLYQFARRVRALLHTYHYHQISLTEFPGAYAKFTGRGLQPRSYGYGSVDDLLNAIPQVVWIKGHGHKRIIVLKNDMKAARATGASPAASEEPEDGASQRNSPCSNTESGTHSPGVGGVETELLCLTSPVDLLCGPVPSCLPSPQLHPDPVLQQADLIRFEQTPSPAERDKLEEEAVAEEVAAPAVCGTSEPIEALTDNNQNVVVLVSMTTKPPQNVTRKMASVENSPSKRAPRNKVKLAANFSFTAAP from the exons ATGATGGAAGGACTGGGAAAGGAGAGATCCATATGCAGTTCTAGGCCCTTCCCATGGCTCAGTCGTCCCAAGAAAGAGGCCTCGTCCCGGCTCTGGAAACTCACAGAGTGCTTCTCCACCCCCGAGCAGCAAAACACCCCAAGTTACAACACAGACAAACAA AACGATTACATGGACAAAAGAAAGCCAGTATTGGAGCTGAAAGATCTGCCTCCTCCTCCGCATCATACCGCTGCCTCCCAGCCCTTCcccctcactcccctccctctgccccctccctgtctgcctcctcTTCCGCAAGACTCCCTCCAACAACTACCACTACAGGGGGGTAGTCCCAAAGTAAGCGTGTGCACTCACTGTGAGCACTGCAGCACAGACCCATTGGGTCGTGGTGGTTATGGGGTTGTTAGTGGTGGAGGTAGCgctagtattagtagtggtgtcGGTGTCAGCAGTGGTGTCccactctacctccctccatgttCTCAGGAAGCCTCTTTCAGCAGGCTAGGAGCCAGTCAAACAACGCCAACCACCCTCAACTCACACCCGCACTTCCCCAGccttggtggtggtggaggggatgCCAGAGCCACGCTACTCCCCTCTGGGAGCTACAAGCTCCACATCCCCTCTGTAGACACCACGTCCCAGCCCCTATCCTTTCAGTCTCACTCCCACCTACCATGCTCCTGCTGTACAGGAGGCCTTCTCAGACCTCTCCACTCTTACCCCTCCATCCCTTTACCCTACAACGAGTCTAAATTCATTACCACCGCCACCCCCCACCATAGGGCAGCTGGGTATTACCCCTGTGGTGGTGATTACAACCCTGCCACTCTGGGGGTCCAGAGATCATTGGCAGCACACAGTGACCCCCACATACCCACCTCGGGACATATCTGTTCTTCTAATGCTATGCACTTCAATCTTGAACGCACAGTTTGTCGCACGGGGGCGCACTACTGCCGGGATTGTTTGACGAAG CCTGCAGACAAGTTGTGGCCTAACATTCCTCTGCCCCTGGCCCAGTCGGTCTCTGTGCCCATCCCCGTGTGTAATGGCTGTTTGACCTCCTCCGACGGCCTGCTACTGCTGGGTTCCACCCTGGGCAAATCTGCAACAAAGTATG GTTCTCCAGAAGGCCCTGAGAACATCCCTCCGGTGGGTGTTTTCTGGGACATCGAGAACTGCTGTGTTCCCAGCGGTCGCTCTGCTGCAGCTGTGGTCCAGCGCCTCCGCAGCCACTTCTTCCAGGGCCACAGAGAGGCAGAGTTCATCTGCGTCTGTGACATCAGCAAGGAGAACAAGGCTGTCATCCAGGAGCTCAACAACTGCCAG GTGACGGTAGCGCACATTAACGCTACCGCCAAGAACGCTGCGGACGACAAGCTTCGTCAGAGCCTGCGGCGCTTTGCGGAAACACACACTGCCCCTGCTACTGTGGTGCTAGTCTCCT CCGACGTGAACTTTGCCAGCGAGCTGAGTGACCTCCGGCATCGCCATGGTTTCCAGGTGATCCTGGTCCATAAGAGCGGTCAGACGTCGGACGCCCTGCTGCAGCACGCCCACCGCCACGTGGCCTTTGAAGAGATGGTAGCCGACCTGCCGCCCAGACAGGCTGTCAAATCACAG CTCGGTTTCAACCTGCTCTATGTGTACAACCTGCCGCCGGGCTGCGACGGCAAGAGCGTGGGCAACCGCCTCCGCCGCCTCTCAGACAACTGTGGGGGCAAGGTGCTGGGCGTCTCCATGGCCACCGGCACCGCCGTCCTCCGCTTCGGCTCGCAGGAAGCGGCGGAGCGCGCCCTCAAGCGCATGGAGAACGAGGACGTGTTCGGCCGGCgcatcaccctctctttctcagcTCCGTCCACTGAGGAGGGAAACGACCCAACCCCACCACCCTCCTCATCTGAGACTCCACCTCTGCTTCCAGTTCaacctcttccctcctcctctttttccTTCCTTCCCCTGGAGAAGCTGCGCTCCCCTAGGAGGAAAAGGCGTGCGAGGCgtgagtgtcagagagagagggaatccTCGCTCCCCCTATCCGTTCCGGTGCCTGAGAGGCCCTACAGCCCCAGGAGGGGGAGCGGGGGGACACCTTACCCCGTTCCCCCCCAAACCAGAAAGCTTCCTCAG GAGCTAGGTGGACTGGAGACCAAGCCCAAGATTGGGGGTTTCCCCCTGGAGAAAGGCCAGCGCAACTCCTCCCCCCACAGTAACGGAGAGGGGCCGTCCCAGCAACACCCCATCAAGGCCGGCCTCATAGGAGAGTCTATGTTCAGCTGCAGGAG GAGGGACCTCTCCAGCCCCCGCAGTGCATCGGACTCTGAGCGTCATGTGGACCGGAGCTCTGGAGAGTTCCAGATCAGCACCCCCTCTGCCTTCAGCAAGCTGACCCTGCACAAGACCTTTAGCGCCTCGGTCCTCCCCCAGCCACAGGGCCTCTCCCAAGGCTCCTGGTCCTCACG GAGTGGATCCCCCTGCATGTCGAGCCGCTCCTCCCCCCTAATAGGCCCTCCTCCCCGGGGCAGCAGCAGCCCCTGTCTGCCTGTGGGCCCACAGGCCTCGGAGCCCTTCTCGGACGGGGCAGACTTACAGGTGGCCAACCTGGACTACAGGATGTCCCGTAAGGAGCTGCAGCAGAGCCTGCACGACGCCTTCTCCAGACACGGACGG GTTAAAGGTGTAGAGCTGAGTCCCCACACAGACTACCAGCTGAAGGCCACCGTCCAGTTCGTCTCCCTACAGCAGGCCATCAGTGCTGTGAGCAGCCTGCACCGCTACAAGATAGGAAGCAAACGCATCCACGTCTCCCTCATCACCGGGGCCGGCAACAAGTCTCTAGCCATGCTCCG CTCTGAAATCTTCCAGATTCTCCAGGACGCGCCAGCCAGCTGTCTTCCTCTTTTCAAGTTCACTGAAATCTACGAGAAAAA ATTTGGTCGTAAGCTGGTGGTGAGCGACCTATACAGACTACAAGAGGTTGTGGCGGTGAGGGAGCAGGGTGGAGGCAGGCTGGTGTGTCTCCTCCCCAGTAGCCAGGCCAGGCAGAGCCCTCTGGGGTCGTCTCAGTCCCAGGAGGGGTCCTCGGCTAATGGTAGTCCTGTGGTGTTTGAACAGTTGGagtaccacgagcctgtctgcagTTACCACTACACACAGCAGAACTTCAG TGAGGCAGACTTTGACCCAGACTCGTATAAGATTCCTTTTGTGGTGGTGTCTCTGAAGACCCTGGCCTCCCAGGTCCACTGTCTGCTACAGTCCCATGAGGGAACCCTGCCCCTGCTCAG TTTCTCAGAGTGCTATGCATCAGAGTTGGGCCCCCTGGCGGTGtctgaagagggggaggaggaggggagtgtcCCCTTGGAGCACCTCATCACCTGTATACCAGGCATTAACATCGTCACTGCTCAGAACGGCTTCAAGGTCATCAAGTGGATCCACAACAAGCCGCCTGCATCCAACACAG acCAGTGGACGCAGCGGTGCAAGTCCCCGGTGGGGAACCCCCAGTTGATCCAGTTCAGTAGAGAGCTCATTGACCTGATGAAGGGTCAGCCCTGCAACCTGATGCCCATCAGCAAGTTCATACCTgcctaccaccaccactatgcCAAGCAGTGTAGGGTCTCTGACTACGGATACTCTAAGCTGCTGGAGCTACTGGAGGCTGTGCCTCACGTACTGCAG ATCCTTGGCATGGGGACCAAGCGTCTGCTGACCCTGACCCACCGTGCCCAGGTGAAGAGATTCACCCAGGACCTCCTCAAACTGCTCAAGTTCCAGGCCAGCAAACAGGTGGCCATCACAGACTTCATGCAGGCCTACCATTG GTGCTTCTCCAGAGACTGGCGGGTGCTGGACTATGGGATGTGTGATCTGATGGACCTGCTAGCTGAGATCCCtgacaccaccatcaccatcacacaCCAGGACTTGGACACTGTCATCTCTGTACCCAAGAGAG ATCGTACATCAGATGAGATGGAGCGGACCAAGCAGTTTGGTAAGGAGGTGGTGGACCTACTGCGACACCAGCCCCACTGTCGCATGGCCTTCTCCAAGTTCATCCCTACCTACCACCACCACTTCGGACGCCAGTGCAAACTCGCCTACTACGGCTTCACCAAGCTCATGGAGCTCTTCGAGGCCATCCCCGACGTACTCGTG gtgtTGGAGTGTGGAGAGGAGAAGGTGCTGACACTAACAGAGGTAGAGCGTGTGAAGGCCCTGGCTGCCCAGCTGGTCAAGATGCTCCGTTCCCAGAGAGACTCCAGCCTGCCTGCTGCCCAGCTACTGTCTGAGTACAGCAAGACCTTCGGCTACGGCCTGAGGCTCCAGGACTATGACGTCTCCTCCCTGCCCGCCCTGCTCGTCAACCTCTGCCACGTCGTCAAG GTGGTGGACGGCACTAACGGCCGTGAGGTCCAGCTGATCAACAGGAAATCTCTGCGCTCGTTAACGTGCCagctgctgtccctgctgatgGGCCTGGGGCAGCACGAGGGAGACGGCTCCGTCAGCGTGGAGGGCTTGAGTCTGCTGTATCATTCTGTACATGGGTTACAGCTCAACCCCTGTGAATACGGCTTCCTCTCGCTCAGCGAGCTGCTGAAGAGCCTGCCTTACCTGGTGGAG cTGTTCTACGGTGAGGGTGAGGAGGAAGGCGAGCGTGGCGAGGAGAGAGTTAGACTAACCCGTCTGTACCAGTTTGCCCGTAGGGTGCGTGCCCTGCTCCACACCTACCACTACCACCAGATCTCCCTAACGGAGTTCCCCGGGGCCTATGCCAAGTTCACCGGACGCGGCCTCCAACCTCGCTCCTACGGCTACGGCAGCGTAGACGACCTGCTCAACGCCATACCACAG GTAGTGTGGATCAAAGGGCATGGCCACAAGAGGATTATCGTTTTGAAGAACGATATGAAAG CAGCTCGAGCCACTGGAGCCAGCCCTGCAGCCTCAGAGGAGCCTGAGGACGGGGCCAGCCAGAGAAACAGCCCCTGTAGCAACACAGAGTCTGGAACTCACAGCCCAG GTGTTGGTGGGGTGGAGACAGAGCTGCTGTGTCTGACCTCTCCAGTAGACCTGCTGTGTGGCCCAGTACCCTCCTGCCTGCCCTCTCCCCAGCTGCACCCTGACCCCGTTCTCCAACAGGCTGACCTCATCCGCTTCGAGCAGACGCCATCACCAGCAG AGCGTGATAAACTTGAGGAGGAAGCTGTAGCAGAAGAAGTAGCAGCCCCTGCTGTCTGTGGCACATCTGAGCCTATAGAAGCATTAACTGACAACAACCAGAACGTTGTTGTTTTGGTTTCCATGACTACCAAGCCTCCACAGAATGTTACCCGCAAAATGGCGTCTGTTGAAAACAGCCCCAGCAAGAGGGCTCCTCGCAATAAAGTGAAGCTGGCAGCTAACTTCTCTTTTACAGCCGCACCCTAA
- the LOC139424506 gene encoding myb/SANT-like DNA-binding domain-containing protein 4, with protein MATRAAYFSPSEAQILMEAYEEVKDIIKKKGNTATVIKQREKAWQSIADRLNALNMNGPKRTWQQVKIKYKNILQNAVKKNTHRQGTGGGSPKADLTPAEDMALELNKGRPVLEGIPGGKETSIGSSQDATRFIQVSGSTVFLLEPPAQAPDDADPGEGPSAAATAHDGDDDEEETISLDSRRHEDPDAIQWENQPGNISSQAIRKLYGNHLRCQIELADIDIQYKKKKMENLALEFEIKKRTIRKLDLEIKKLERELQEDDTAQNKN; from the exons atggcaactagagccgcgtacttttccccgtcggaagcacaaatcctcatggaggcatacgaggaggtaaaagatataattaagaagaaaggcaacaccgccacagtgataaagcaaagagaaaaagcgtggcaaagtattgcagaccgcctgaatgc attaaacatgaacgggccaaaacggacatggcagcaggtcaaaatcaaatacaagaacattctgcagaatg cagtgaaaaagaatacccacagacaaggcacgggtggtgggtcaccaaaggctgaccttaccccagcagaggacatggccttggagctaaataaaggcaggcccgtcttagaggggatccctggggggaaagagacgagcataggttcctcccaagatgccacccgcttcattcaag tgtctggcagcactgtgttcctgttagagccaccagcacaagcaccagacgatgctgatcca ggtgaaggccccagtgcagcagcaacagcacatgatggagacgatgatgaggaggagaccatctctctggattccagaaggcatgag gacccagatgctatacagtgggaaaaccagcctggcaacata agctcacaagctatcagaaagttgtatggcaaccacctccggtgccaaatagaactggcagacatagacattcagtacaagaagaaaaagatggaaaatcttgcactggagttcgaaataaaaaagaggacaattaggaaactggaccttgaaataaaaaaacttgagagggag ctccaagaagatgacacagctcaaaataaaaattag